One stretch of Micromonospora echinospora DNA includes these proteins:
- the selD gene encoding selenide, water dikinase SelD has product MTDAIRLTDYARGGGCACKIPPGELEVMVAGLGSTGGSADLLVGLENGDDAAVVRLDERTGLVSTADFFTPVVDDAYDWGRIAAANALSDVYAMGGTPLVALNLLCWPRGVLPPEMAREVLRGGLDVAREANCHLAGGHSVDDDSPKYGLAVTGVVRPDELITLDAGRAGLPLSLTKPLGVGVLNTRHKQTGQRFPEAVESMARLNRDAALAAVAAGIRCGTDVTGFGLLGHASKLARASHLTVAIDAAAVPYLPGAREAMRDGYVSGGTRRNLDWVNPWTDFGSADEGERLLLADAQTSGGLLVAGEVPGGIVIGELLPASDHLIRVR; this is encoded by the coding sequence ATGACCGACGCGATCCGGCTGACCGACTACGCCCGTGGTGGCGGCTGCGCCTGCAAGATCCCTCCGGGTGAGCTGGAGGTGATGGTCGCCGGTCTCGGCTCGACCGGCGGCTCCGCCGACCTGCTGGTCGGGCTGGAGAACGGCGACGACGCCGCGGTGGTCCGGCTGGACGAGCGTACGGGCCTGGTGAGCACCGCCGACTTCTTCACCCCGGTGGTCGACGACGCCTACGACTGGGGCCGCATCGCCGCCGCCAACGCGCTCTCCGACGTGTACGCGATGGGCGGCACGCCGCTCGTCGCGCTGAACCTGCTCTGCTGGCCGCGCGGGGTGCTGCCGCCGGAGATGGCCCGAGAGGTGCTGCGCGGCGGTCTGGACGTGGCCCGGGAGGCGAACTGCCACCTGGCCGGCGGGCACAGCGTGGACGACGACAGCCCGAAGTACGGCCTCGCGGTCACCGGCGTGGTCCGGCCGGACGAGTTGATCACCCTGGACGCCGGGCGGGCCGGCCTGCCGCTGTCGCTGACCAAGCCGCTCGGCGTGGGCGTGCTCAACACCCGGCACAAGCAGACCGGCCAGCGCTTCCCCGAGGCGGTCGAGTCGATGGCCCGGCTCAACCGGGACGCGGCCCTCGCGGCGGTGGCCGCCGGTATCCGCTGCGGCACCGATGTCACCGGCTTCGGCCTGCTCGGGCACGCCTCGAAGCTGGCCCGCGCGAGCCACCTCACGGTGGCGATCGACGCGGCGGCGGTGCCGTATCTGCCGGGCGCGCGGGAGGCGATGCGCGACGGGTACGTCAGCGGCGGCACCCGGCGCAACCTGGACTGGGTCAACCCGTGGACCGACTTCGGCAGCGCGGACGAGGGGGAACGGCTGCTGCTGGCGGACGCGCAGACCTCGGGCGGGCTGCTGGTCGCCGGCGAGGTGCCGGGCGGGATTGTCATCGGTGAGTTGTTGCCGGCCTCGGACCATCTGATCCGGGTCCGCTGA
- a CDS encoding DUF2277 family protein yields MCRSIKTLREPYVPVVTEEDIRAAALQYVRKISGFRTPAAHNAAAFDAAVDAVAAATATLLDQLVVRGQQPAARG; encoded by the coding sequence ATGTGCCGGAGCATCAAGACCCTGCGTGAGCCGTACGTCCCGGTGGTCACCGAGGAGGACATCCGCGCCGCCGCGTTGCAGTACGTCCGGAAGATCTCCGGATTCCGTACCCCGGCCGCGCACAACGCCGCCGCGTTCGACGCCGCGGTGGACGCCGTGGCCGCCGCCACCGCGACGTTGCTCGACCAGCTCGTGGTGCGGGGCCAGCAGCCGGCAGCCCGGGGCTGA
- a CDS encoding amino acid ABC transporter permease, which translates to MNVLIDKFDVFAGGFWLTLQICVLAAIGALILGAVVAVLRISPVPPLRAVGTTYVNVFRNLPLTVVLFFAAFGLPALGSNADFLRIPGLDSIFSRLGTDLPYFRFGTIALVLYTAAFVCEALRSGVNAVPAGQAEAARSLGLTFGQNLRHVVLPQSWKASVVPLGSVIIAMIKNSALVGFFGVVGDLSQTADQLTSAGGYPFIPVAIGISVGYLIMTVPLGALLDRIEKRQAVAR; encoded by the coding sequence GTGAATGTGCTCATCGACAAGTTCGACGTCTTCGCGGGCGGGTTCTGGCTCACCCTCCAGATCTGCGTTCTCGCCGCGATCGGCGCCCTGATCCTGGGCGCCGTCGTGGCGGTGCTGCGGATCTCGCCGGTGCCACCGCTGCGCGCGGTCGGCACCACGTACGTGAACGTCTTCCGTAACCTGCCGCTGACAGTGGTGCTGTTCTTCGCCGCGTTCGGCCTGCCGGCGCTGGGCTCCAACGCCGACTTCCTGCGCATCCCGGGCCTGGATTCGATCTTCAGCCGGCTCGGCACCGACCTGCCCTACTTCCGGTTCGGCACGATCGCGCTGGTCCTCTACACCGCCGCGTTCGTCTGCGAGGCCCTGCGGTCCGGCGTGAACGCGGTACCGGCCGGGCAGGCCGAGGCGGCGCGTTCGCTGGGCCTCACCTTCGGCCAGAACCTGCGGCACGTCGTGCTCCCGCAGTCCTGGAAGGCCTCGGTGGTGCCGCTCGGGTCGGTCATCATCGCGATGATCAAAAACTCCGCGCTCGTCGGCTTCTTCGGCGTGGTCGGTGACCTCTCGCAGACCGCGGACCAGCTCACCTCCGCCGGTGGCTACCCCTTCATCCCGGTGGCGATCGGCATCTCCGTCGGATACCTGATCATGACGGTCCCGCTCGGCGCCCTGCTGGACCGGATCGAGAAGCGACAGGCGGTGGCCCGATGA
- the rny gene encoding ribonuclease Y: protein MSAFDIVLLIVVLLLVVVVVGAVLFGVRTLKRLSLAPAPEDPAFIAEKDRQEQSLAALRTAASEANSTIDVAKSAAAAARTEAAAAKAEAKAARAEARRVLDDARAEADTVLERAHKQAEADAEQLRATARRSGEREVAVLAATTREQAAEVERRAARMDERERLHTEEVERLAERERQLTAATAALAAREAALAERERTLTEVEEQRRRELERVAGLTADAARVELVESIEGQAKREAALLVREIEADARGSAEQRARNIVVDAIQRVASEQTAESVVSVLHLPGDEMKGRIIGREGRNIRAFESVTGVNLIIDDTPEAVLLSCFDPVRREVGRVTLEKLVLDGRIHPHRIEEVYDLARQEVEELCLRAAEDALVEVGITEIHPELVTLLGRLRYRTSYGQNVLKHLVETAHIAGVMAAELRLDVPTIKRCAFLHDIGKALTHEVEGSHAIIGADVARKYGESEDVVHAIEAHHNEVPPQTIEAVLTQASDACSGGRPGARRESLEAYVKRLERIEEIAAGKLGVEKVFAMQAGREIRVMVKPDDVDDIGAAVLARDVAKQIEEELTYPGQIRVTVVRESRVTEIAR from the coding sequence ATGAGCGCCTTCGACATCGTTCTCCTCATAGTGGTGCTGCTCCTGGTCGTGGTGGTGGTCGGCGCCGTGCTGTTCGGCGTGCGTACCCTCAAGCGGCTCAGCCTGGCGCCCGCGCCGGAGGATCCGGCCTTCATCGCGGAGAAGGACCGGCAGGAGCAGTCCCTCGCGGCGCTGCGTACCGCCGCCAGCGAGGCGAACAGCACCATCGACGTGGCGAAGTCCGCGGCCGCGGCGGCGCGTACCGAGGCGGCTGCCGCCAAGGCCGAGGCGAAGGCCGCCCGGGCCGAGGCGCGGCGGGTGCTCGACGACGCCCGCGCCGAGGCGGACACCGTGCTGGAGCGCGCGCACAAGCAGGCCGAGGCGGACGCCGAGCAGCTGCGCGCCACCGCGCGGCGCAGCGGCGAGCGGGAGGTGGCGGTGCTGGCCGCCACCACCCGGGAGCAGGCGGCCGAGGTGGAGCGGCGCGCCGCCCGGATGGACGAGCGGGAACGGCTGCACACCGAGGAGGTGGAGCGGCTGGCCGAGCGGGAGCGGCAGCTCACCGCCGCCACCGCGGCGCTCGCCGCCCGGGAGGCCGCCCTGGCCGAGCGGGAGCGGACGCTGACCGAGGTGGAGGAGCAGCGTCGCCGCGAGCTGGAGCGCGTCGCCGGGCTGACCGCCGACGCGGCCCGCGTCGAGCTGGTCGAGTCGATCGAGGGGCAGGCCAAGCGGGAGGCCGCGCTGCTGGTCCGGGAGATCGAGGCGGACGCCCGGGGCAGCGCCGAGCAGCGCGCCCGCAACATCGTGGTGGACGCCATCCAGCGGGTCGCCAGCGAGCAGACCGCGGAGAGCGTGGTCAGCGTGCTGCACCTGCCCGGTGACGAGATGAAGGGGCGCATCATCGGCCGGGAGGGGCGCAACATCCGCGCCTTCGAGTCGGTCACCGGCGTCAACCTGATCATCGACGACACCCCCGAGGCGGTGCTGCTGTCCTGCTTCGACCCGGTACGCCGGGAGGTCGGCCGGGTCACGCTGGAGAAGCTGGTACTGGACGGCCGGATCCACCCGCACCGGATCGAGGAGGTCTACGACCTGGCCCGGCAGGAGGTGGAGGAACTGTGCCTCCGGGCCGCCGAGGACGCGCTGGTCGAGGTCGGCATCACCGAGATCCACCCGGAGCTGGTGACGCTGCTGGGCCGGTTGCGCTACCGCACCTCGTACGGGCAGAACGTGCTCAAGCACCTGGTGGAGACCGCGCACATCGCCGGCGTCATGGCCGCGGAGCTGCGGCTGGACGTGCCGACGATCAAGCGGTGCGCGTTCCTGCACGACATCGGCAAGGCGCTCACCCACGAGGTGGAGGGCAGCCACGCGATCATCGGCGCGGACGTGGCCCGCAAGTACGGCGAGAGCGAGGACGTGGTGCACGCCATCGAGGCGCACCACAACGAGGTGCCGCCGCAGACCATCGAGGCGGTGCTGACCCAGGCGTCGGACGCCTGCTCGGGCGGGCGGCCGGGCGCGCGGCGGGAGAGCCTCGAGGCGTACGTGAAGCGGCTGGAGCGGATCGAGGAGATCGCGGCCGGCAAGCTGGGCGTGGAGAAGGTCTTCGCCATGCAGGCGGGCCGGGAGATCCGGGTGATGGTCAAGCCGGACGACGTGGACGACATCGGCGCGGCGGTGCTGGCCCGGGACGTGGCCAAGCAGATCGAGGAGGAGCTGACCTACCCGGGTCAGATCCGGGTGACTGTGGTGCGCGAGTCCCGGGTCACCGAGATCGCCCGCTAG
- a CDS encoding amino acid ABC transporter ATP-binding protein, whose protein sequence is MDDVTTGDPLIVLDGVNKWFGPLHVLDDVSLSVGRGEVVVVIGPSGSGKSTLCRTINRLEPIDKGTITFDGQPLPAEGKPLAKLRSEVGMVFQSFNLFAHKTILDNVTLGPVKVRKEKPAAARERGLALLDRVGIANQADKYPAQLSGGQQQRAAIARALAMQPKAMLFDEPTSALDPEMVGEVLDVMTSLASEGMTMVVVTHEMGFARHAANRVVFMADGQLVEDAPPAEFFANPRSERAKDFLSKILTH, encoded by the coding sequence GTGGACGACGTGACGACGGGCGACCCGCTGATCGTGCTCGACGGGGTCAACAAGTGGTTCGGGCCGCTGCACGTGCTCGACGACGTGTCCCTCTCCGTCGGCCGGGGCGAGGTGGTCGTGGTGATCGGCCCGTCCGGCTCCGGCAAGTCGACGCTGTGCCGCACGATCAACCGGCTGGAGCCCATCGACAAGGGCACCATCACGTTCGACGGGCAGCCGCTGCCGGCCGAGGGCAAGCCCCTGGCCAAGCTGCGCAGCGAGGTCGGCATGGTCTTCCAGTCGTTCAACCTCTTCGCCCACAAGACGATCCTGGACAACGTCACGCTGGGGCCGGTCAAGGTGCGCAAGGAGAAGCCGGCCGCCGCCCGCGAGCGCGGCCTGGCCCTGCTCGACCGCGTCGGCATCGCCAACCAGGCGGACAAGTACCCGGCGCAGCTCTCCGGCGGCCAGCAGCAGCGGGCGGCGATCGCCCGCGCGCTGGCCATGCAGCCCAAGGCGATGCTCTTCGACGAGCCGACCAGCGCGCTGGACCCGGAGATGGTCGGCGAGGTGCTGGACGTGATGACCTCCCTGGCGAGCGAGGGCATGACCATGGTCGTGGTGACCCACGAGATGGGTTTCGCCCGGCACGCCGCCAACCGGGTCGTCTTCATGGCCGACGGGCAACTGGTCGAGGACGCGCCGCCGGCCGAGTTCTTCGCGAACCCGCGCAGCGAGCGGGCCAAGGACTTCCTCTCCAAGATCCTCACTCACTGA
- a CDS encoding glutamate ABC transporter substrate-binding protein yields the protein MRYKRVAAVAAAATLALGLSACGGDSDDEGTGAGSKDFAAGSTMERLSKAQKIKVGTKFDQPGFGQKGLSGKPEGFDVEVAKLIVKELGIPEDKIEYVETPSKVREDVIVNGTVDLVAATYTINDKRKERIAFAGPYYEAGQNIMVRKDESAITGPDSFKDGAKKVCSVTGSTPAEEIKKYVKDVGTQLVLFDTYDKCRDALKGKQVDAVTTDNVILLGYIAKDEASFKMAGDNFTKEPYGIGVKKEDTDFRNFINDTLDKAFQDGSWKKAWDDTAGKFGATLGDPPAVNRY from the coding sequence ATGCGTTACAAGCGCGTGGCGGCGGTTGCCGCGGCGGCGACCTTGGCGCTCGGCCTGTCCGCCTGCGGTGGCGACAGCGACGACGAGGGCACCGGCGCCGGCAGCAAGGACTTCGCGGCCGGCAGCACCATGGAGCGGCTGAGCAAGGCCCAGAAGATCAAGGTCGGCACCAAGTTCGACCAGCCGGGCTTCGGTCAGAAGGGCCTGTCGGGCAAGCCGGAGGGCTTCGACGTCGAGGTCGCGAAGCTGATCGTGAAGGAACTCGGCATCCCCGAGGACAAGATCGAGTACGTCGAGACGCCGTCGAAGGTCCGCGAGGACGTCATCGTGAACGGCACCGTCGACCTGGTCGCGGCCACCTACACGATCAACGACAAGCGCAAGGAGCGCATCGCCTTCGCCGGGCCGTACTACGAGGCCGGCCAGAACATCATGGTCCGCAAGGACGAGTCGGCCATCACCGGCCCCGACTCGTTCAAGGACGGCGCCAAGAAGGTCTGCTCGGTCACCGGCTCCACCCCGGCCGAGGAGATCAAGAAGTACGTCAAGGACGTCGGCACCCAGCTGGTGCTCTTCGACACCTACGACAAGTGCCGCGACGCCCTGAAGGGCAAGCAGGTCGACGCCGTCACCACCGACAACGTGATCCTGCTTGGCTACATCGCCAAGGACGAGGCGTCCTTCAAGATGGCCGGCGACAACTTCACCAAGGAGCCGTACGGCATCGGTGTCAAGAAGGAGGACACCGACTTCCGTAACTTCATCAACGACACGCTCGACAAGGCCTTCCAGGACGGCAGCTGGAAGAAGGCGTGGGACGACACCGCCGGCAAGTTCGGCGCCACCCTGGGCGACCCGCCCGCCGTCAACCGCTACTGA
- a CDS encoding amino acid ABC transporter permease encodes MSQQSVLYDIPGPRQRRVTLISSLIAAVVVLVGAYLFIYRPLADKGQFSMELWGPLVDPSNENFSLVWDRIGFGLKNTLIAAALAIVSSLVVGTLLAVLRIQLKSLTRRRFTGAAAPVAYLLRGLSWVLAAVTRVCVEVFRGLPVVITIFFVARGFPEFGASFDNLWYLVIGLTIYNSVVIAEILRSGMEGLPGGQAEAASAIGLSPFQTTGLILLPQAFRIMLPALISQLVVVLKDTSLGFIISYEETLNIGKQIIGVLGNPIQVYVVIAVLFIAINYSLSKLAQYVQRRLAQGRKTAGTPAQPLPPAALASQAESTGGPV; translated from the coding sequence ATGAGCCAGCAGAGCGTCCTCTACGACATCCCCGGGCCGCGCCAGCGACGCGTCACGCTCATCAGCAGCCTGATCGCCGCCGTGGTGGTGCTGGTCGGCGCCTACCTGTTCATCTACCGGCCGCTGGCCGACAAAGGCCAGTTCTCGATGGAGCTGTGGGGGCCGCTGGTCGACCCCTCGAACGAGAACTTCTCGCTCGTCTGGGACCGGATCGGGTTCGGCCTCAAGAACACCCTGATCGCCGCCGCGCTGGCCATCGTCTCGTCGCTCGTCGTCGGCACCCTGCTCGCCGTCCTGCGGATCCAGCTCAAGAGCCTGACCCGGCGGCGCTTCACCGGAGCTGCCGCACCAGTGGCGTACCTGCTGCGCGGGCTGAGCTGGGTGCTGGCCGCCGTGACCCGGGTCTGCGTCGAGGTGTTCCGCGGCCTCCCGGTCGTCATCACCATCTTCTTCGTGGCTCGCGGCTTCCCCGAGTTCGGCGCCTCGTTCGACAACCTCTGGTACCTCGTCATCGGCCTGACCATCTACAACTCCGTGGTCATCGCCGAGATCCTGCGCTCGGGCATGGAGGGCCTGCCCGGCGGGCAGGCCGAGGCGGCCTCCGCGATCGGGCTCTCCCCGTTCCAGACCACCGGGCTGATCCTGCTGCCGCAGGCCTTCCGGATCATGCTGCCGGCGCTGATCAGCCAGCTCGTGGTGGTGCTCAAGGACACCTCGCTGGGCTTCATCATCAGCTACGAGGAGACGCTCAACATCGGCAAGCAGATCATCGGCGTCCTGGGCAACCCGATCCAGGTGTACGTGGTGATCGCCGTGCTGTTCATCGCCATCAACTACTCGCTGTCGAAGCTGGCCCAGTACGTCCAGCGCCGGCTCGCCCAGGGCCGCAAGACCGCCGGCACCCCGGCGCAGCCCCTGCCGCCTGCCGCGCTCGCCTCGCAGGCCGAGAGCACCGGCGGCCCCGTCTGA